A part of Xenopus tropicalis strain Nigerian chromosome 4, UCB_Xtro_10.0, whole genome shotgun sequence genomic DNA contains:
- the tdrd5 gene encoding tudor domain-containing protein 5 isoform X3 has protein sequence MEQERIMQRIQKDVRALLIASKNGLSIHELEQDYRMMIGSHIPIRSLGYKSTMELLLDMPSVVKIHTQLDGTVKLSAVVDETTRRIADLVSCQKDRCTARTRNRRRNIRPRCPVDLVRRGRVSPVLPATVKSDLRDLLSVSPLLLSELEKAFSSRFGRSFQYTRYGFYSMLEVLRSITDIVEVKQTRAGSLLVLRNSETGRISASLCVKQSQLAIDPKKTSCVLEQCLKEPRTPEKKTSETVTYLKVSPPEPQKLSSKESPSVTRSTSPLINSSNKEQRLKLNVLLDESLKSNENKAPPVTNFTSAVPSHNSVLSNSLVGNSVSSETLFTKMSRPTSHVEADHSAASEPDASVLEWLEKKLEKELKLCLARKGAGGSVSDALRMDIQHVVNQHSDGLKISQLPTVFKSFTGKDLPFKELGFISVMELVGSLGDILCVESTVDGKDWKLFDAKKKDLVDEFSAGLPSTSSILSSWNSSQQTTTPVKPVGTIFSKVDEKLWWGPLELKLCSTEQIDIPPDAVRNQKLHCLPSMKRGFMIGVYVENIESPSQFYVRCCGKDTSEKLEDMMIEMRHCYSNECVSERYIVTDNCISVGQIYALRVPGDVWWYRVIVHDIKNSELLDVFYPDFGNVATVKKSWLRFLKNCYMKIPAQAVPSSLPYVTSTEDQWSAQAIKKFQQLCSCIPLVGMVLQYVQDILHIFLCDTSSEEDLYLHQLLISQGLAKMEPEHACKKISKKRNPFMQYLTPSQEQPQEESSQLSVPSESSQSEIPCAKEVKDEDDLGMPYLEAFPSGSDVWDENWAFSDGACDYDTAPTIPKVDTQKQQENKVSQETQPFKFCIDSADASVVHHPLEEFYISLIKSRKSQESTDIQQSPPTEEQHVAEISHRSATEQLQGGSSSSMLCEKKLYYEKEDLPYCQQSKCSFSPLLGFQRLQIPRSATPVALGPAARLATAGRLLYWASEPR, from the exons ATGGAGCAGGAACGCATTATGCAAAGGATCCAGAAGGATGTTCGGGCTTTACTCATTGCTTCTAAAAATGGGCTGTCCATTCACGAACTGGAGCAGGATTACCGAATGATGATTGGTTCACACATTCCAATAAGGTCTTTGGGCTATAAATCAACAATGGAATTACTTTTGGATATGCCAAGTGTGGTAAAAATACATACACAACTGGATGGTACAGTAAAACTGTCTG CTGTAGTTGATGAAACTACAAGGAGGATTGCTGATTTGGTTTCTTGTCAAAAAGATCGGTGTACTGCTAGAACCCGAAACAGACGACGTAATATCAGACCTAGATGTCCAGTCGATCTGGTGAGACGTGGAAGAGTTTCCCCTGTGCTACCTGCAACAGTAAAAAGTGATCTCAGAGACTTGCTGTCTGTCTCTCCTCTACTACTTTCTGAGCTGGAAAAGGCTTTTTCCTCTCGTTTTGGCCGTAGCTTTCAATACACTCGATATGGCTTTTATTCCATGCTTGAAGTTCTTAGATCTATCACCGATATTGTAGAAGTGAAACAAACCAGAGCTGGATCTTTGCTAGTGCTCCGGAATTCTGAGACTGGACGCATATCAGCTA GTTTGTGTGTAAAACAGAGTCAACTGGCAATTGATCCCAAGAAGACCTCTTGTGTTTTGGAACAATGTTTAAAAGAACCACGAACgcctgaaaaaaaaacatctgagacagttacatatttgAAAGTTTCTCCTCCAGAACCCCAAAAACTCAGTTCCAAAGAATCACCAAGTGTAACAAGGAGCACATCTCCTCTAATTAACTCAAGTAATAAGGAGCAGAGGTTAAAACTTAATGTTTTGTTGGATGAATCACTAAAGTCAAATGAAAATAAAGCTCCACCTGTGACAAATTTCACTTCAGCAGTTCCATCACATAATTCTGTTCTGAGCAATAGTTTGGTGGGAAATTCTGTATCTTCAGAAACCCTGTTTACTAAAATGTCAAGACCAACTTCACATGTAGAAGCAGATCATTCAGCTGCATCAGAGCCTGATGCCAGTGTTCTAGAGTGGCTGGAAAAAAag TTGGAAAAAGAGCTAAAGCTTTGCCTGGCACGGAAGGGAGCTGGTGGAAGTGTCAGCGATGCTCTCAGGATGGATATACAACAT GTGGTAAACCAGCATTCCGATGGGCTTAAAATTTCCCAACTTCCCACTGTGTTTAAG AGCTTTACAGGAAAGGACTTGCCTTTTAAGGAACTTGGATTTATTTCTGTAATGGAGCTTGTTGGATCGTTAGGTGACATACTCTGTGTTGAAAGTACAGTTGATGGAAAAGACTGGAAGCtgtttgatgcaaaaaaaaaagacttggtaGATG AGTTCAGTGCTGGATTACCTTCCACCAGCAGCATCTTGTCCAGCTGGAATTCATCTCAACAAACAACTACCCCTGTGAAGCCAGTTGGAACCATCTTTTCTAAAGTAGATGAAAAATTGTGG TGGGGTCCTTTGGAACTGAAGCTGTgttctactgaacagattgacaTTCCCCCAGATGCTGTGAGAAATCAAAAATTGCATTGTTTACCTAGTATGAAACGTGGCTTCATGATCGGGGTCTATGTAGAGAACATTGAATCACCCAGCCAATTCTATGTACGCTGCTGTGGTAAAGATACTTCTGAAAAGCTGGAGGACATGATGATAGAAATGAG ACACTGCTATTCCAACGAATGTGTTTCAGAACGGTATATAGTGACTGATAACTGTATATCAGTTGGTCAGATCTATGCTCTTAGGGTTCCTGGAGATGTATGGTGGTATCGAGTTATTGTGCATGATATCAAGAACTCAGAGCTGCTTGATGTCTTTTATCCTGACTTTGGTAATGTCGCCACTGTGAAAAAAAGTTGGCTTCGGTTCCTCAA GAATTGTTATATGAAGATTCCTGCCCAGGCAGTGCCATCTTCTCTACCTTATGTGACATCAACTGAG gatCAGTGGTCCGCTCAAGCAATAAAAAAATTCCAACAGCTGTGTTCCTGCATTCCCCTAGTAGGGATGGTGTTGCAGTATGTCCAGGATATACTTCATATATTTCTTTGTGACACGTCTTCTGAAGAAGACCTGTATCTGCATCAGCTACTGATTTCTCAAGGCCTTGCAAAAATGGAACCAGAGCATGCATGTAAAAAG ATATCAAAAAAAAGAAACCCTTTTATGCAATATCTGACACCATCTCAAGAGCAACCACAGGAGGAATCATCACAGTTATCAGTGCCGAGTGAAAGCAGCCAGTCTGAGATTCCATGTGCCAAAGAG GTTAAAGATGAGGATGACCTTGGGATGCCTTATTTAGAAGCATTTCCCTCAGGCTCAGATGTATGGGATGAAAACTGGGCATTTTCTGATGGTGCATGTGACTATGACACTGCTCCTACAATTCCTAAAGTTGATACACAAAAACAACAGGAGAACAAAGTCAGCCAAGAG ACGCAGCCATTTAAATTTTGCATAGATTCTGCTGATGCCAGTGTTGTTCATCATCCATTGGAGGAATTTTACATCTCTTTAATCAAGTCAAGAAAGTCACAAGAAAGTACTGACATACAGCAGTCTCCCCCTACAGAGGAGCAGCATGTGGCTGAGATATCACACAGATCTGCAACAGAGCAGCTCCAAG GTGGTTCTTCATCTAGTATGCTATGTGAAAAAAAGCTATATTATGAAAAGGAGGACCTCCCTTATTGCCAACAGTCAAAGTGCAGTTTCAGTCCACTTTTAGGATTTCAGAGGCTTCAGATTCCTAGAAGTGCAACACCTGTGGCTCTAGGACCTGCAGCTCGACTTGCTACTGCCGGCAGATTGTTATACTGGGCCAGTGAACCACGATAG
- the tdrd5 gene encoding tudor domain-containing protein 5 (The RefSeq protein has 1 substitution compared to this genomic sequence), whose translation MEQERIMQRIQKDVRALLIASKNGLSIHELEQDYRMMIGSHIPIRSLGYKSTMELLLDMPSVVKIHTQLDGTVKLSAVVDETTRRIADLVSCQKDRCTARTRNRRRNIRPRCPVDLVRRGRVSPVLPATVKSDLRDLLSVSPLLLSELEKAFSSRFGRSFQYTRYGFYSMLEVLRSITDIVEVKQTRAGSLLVLRNSETGRISASLCVKQSQLAIDPKKTSCVLEQCLKEPRTPEKKTSETVTYLKVSPPEPQKLSSKESPSVTRSTSPLINSSNKEQRLKLNVLLDESLKSNENKAPPVTNFTSAVPSHNSVLSNSLVGNSVSSETLFTKMSRPTSHVEADHSAASEPDASVLEWLEKKLEKELKLCLARKGAGGSVSDALRMDIQHVVNQHSDGLKISQLPTVFKSFTGKDLPFKELGFMSVMELVGSLGDILCVESTVDGKDWKLFDAKKKDLVDEFSAGLPSTSSILSSWNSSQQTTTPVKPVGTIFSKVDEKLWWGPLELKLCSTEQIDIPPDAVRNQKLHCLPSMKRGFMIGVYVENIESPSQFYVRCCGKDTSEKLEDMMIEMRHCYSNECVSERYIVTDNCISVGQIYALRVPGDVWWYRVIVHDIKNSELLDVFYPDFGNVATVKKSWLRFLKNCYMKIPAQAVPSSLPYVTSTEDQWSAQAIKKFQQLCSCIPLVGMVLQYVQDILHIFLCDTSSEEDLYLHQLLISQGLAKMEPEHACKKISKKRNPFMQYLTPSQEQPQEESSQLSVPSESSQSEIPCAKEVKDEDDLGMPYLEAFPSGSDVWDENWAFSDGACDYDTAPTIPKVDTQKQQENKVSQETQPFKFCIDSADASVVHHPLEEFYISLIKSRKSQESTDIQQSPPTEEQHVAEISHRSATEQLQGGSSSSMLCEKKLYYEKEDLPYCQQSKCSFSPLLGFQRLQIPRSATPVALGPAARLATAGRLLYWASEPR comes from the exons ATGGAGCAGGAACGCATTATGCAAAGGATCCAGAAGGATGTTCGGGCTTTACTCATTGCTTCTAAAAATGGGCTGTCCATTCACGAACTGGAGCAGGATTACCGAATGATGATTGGTTCACACATTCCAATAAGGTCTTTGGGCTATAAATCAACAATGGAATTACTTTTGGATATGCCAAGTGTGGTAAAAATACATACACAACTGGATGGTACAGTAAAACTGTCTG CTGTAGTTGATGAAACTACAAGGAGGATTGCTGATTTGGTTTCTTGTCAAAAAGATCGGTGTACTGCTAGAACCCGAAACAGACGACGTAATATCAGACCTAGATGTCCAGTCGATCTGGTGAGACGTGGAAGAGTTTCCCCTGTGCTACCTGCAACAGTAAAAAGTGATCTCAGAGACTTGCTGTCTGTCTCTCCTCTACTACTTTCTGAGCTGGAAAAGGCTTTTTCCTCTCGTTTTGGCCGTAGCTTTCAATACACTCGATATGGCTTTTATTCCATGCTTGAAGTTCTTAGATCTATCACCGATATTGTAGAAGTGAAACAAACCAGAGCTGGATCTTTGCTAGTGCTCCGGAATTCTGAGACTGGACGCATATCAGCTA GTTTGTGTGTAAAACAGAGTCAACTGGCAATTGATCCCAAGAAGACCTCTTGTGTTTTGGAACAATGTTTAAAAGAACCACGAACgcctgaaaaaaaaacatctgagacagttacatatttgAAAGTTTCTCCTCCAGAACCCCAAAAACTCAGTTCCAAAGAATCACCAAGTGTAACAAGGAGCACATCTCCTCTAATTAACTCAAGTAATAAGGAGCAGAGGTTAAAACTTAATGTTTTGTTGGATGAATCACTAAAGTCAAATGAAAATAAAGCTCCACCTGTGACAAATTTCACTTCAGCAGTTCCATCACATAATTCTGTTCTGAGCAATAGTTTGGTGGGAAATTCTGTATCTTCAGAAACCCTGTTTACTAAAATGTCAAGACCAACTTCACATGTAGAAGCAGATCATTCAGCTGCATCAGAGCCTGATGCCAGTGTTCTAGAGTGGCTGGAAAAAAag TTGGAAAAAGAGCTAAAGCTTTGCCTGGCACGGAAGGGAGCTGGTGGAAGTGTCAGCGATGCTCTCAGGATGGATATACAACAT GTGGTAAACCAGCATTCCGATGGGCTTAAAATTTCCCAACTTCCCACTGTGTTTAAG AGCTTTACAGGAAAGGACTTGCCTTTTAAGGAACTTGGATTTATTTCTGTAATGGAGCTTGTTGGATCGTTAGGTGACATACTCTGTGTTGAAAGTACAGTTGATGGAAAAGACTGGAAGCtgtttgatgcaaaaaaaaaagacttggtaGATG AGTTCAGTGCTGGATTACCTTCCACCAGCAGCATCTTGTCCAGCTGGAATTCATCTCAACAAACAACTACCCCTGTGAAGCCAGTTGGAACCATCTTTTCTAAAGTAGATGAAAAATTGTGG TGGGGTCCTTTGGAACTGAAGCTGTgttctactgaacagattgacaTTCCCCCAGATGCTGTGAGAAATCAAAAATTGCATTGTTTACCTAGTATGAAACGTGGCTTCATGATCGGGGTCTATGTAGAGAACATTGAATCACCCAGCCAATTCTATGTACGCTGCTGTGGTAAAGATACTTCTGAAAAGCTGGAGGACATGATGATAGAAATGAG ACACTGCTATTCCAACGAATGTGTTTCAGAACGGTATATAGTGACTGATAACTGTATATCAGTTGGTCAGATCTATGCTCTTAGGGTTCCTGGAGATGTATGGTGGTATCGAGTTATTGTGCATGATATCAAGAACTCAGAGCTGCTTGATGTCTTTTATCCTGACTTTGGTAATGTCGCCACTGTGAAAAAAAGTTGGCTTCGGTTCCTCAA GAATTGTTATATGAAGATTCCTGCCCAGGCAGTGCCATCTTCTCTACCTTATGTGACATCAACTGAG gatCAGTGGTCCGCTCAAGCAATAAAAAAATTCCAACAGCTGTGTTCCTGCATTCCCCTAGTAGGGATGGTGTTGCAGTATGTCCAGGATATACTTCATATATTTCTTTGTGACACGTCTTCTGAAGAAGACCTGTATCTGCATCAGCTACTGATTTCTCAAGGCCTTGCAAAAATGGAACCAGAGCATGCATGTAAAAAG ATATCAAAAAAAAGAAACCCTTTTATGCAATATCTGACACCATCTCAAGAGCAACCACAGGAGGAATCATCACAGTTATCAGTGCCGAGTGAAAGCAGCCAGTCTGAGATTCCATGTGCCAAAGAG GTTAAAGATGAGGATGACCTTGGGATGCCTTATTTAGAAGCATTTCCCTCAGGCTCAGATGTATGGGATGAAAACTGGGCATTTTCTGATGGTGCATGTGACTATGACACTGCTCCTACAATTCCTAAAGTTGATACACAAAAACAACAGGAGAACAAAGTCAGCCAAGAG ACGCAGCCATTTAAATTTTGCATAGATTCTGCTGATGCCAGTGTTGTTCATCATCCATTGGAGGAATTTTACATCTCTTTAATCAAGTCAAGAAAGTCACAAGAAAGTACTGACATACAGCAGTCTCCCCCTACAGAGGAGCAGCATGTGGCTGAGATATCACACAGATCTGCAACAGAGCAGCTCCAAG GTGGTTCTTCATCTAGTATGCTATGTGAAAAAAAGCTATATTATGAAAAGGAGGACCTCCCTTATTGCCAACAGTCAAAGTGCAGTTTCAGTCCACTTTTAGGATTTCAGAGGCTTCAGATTCCTAGAAGTGCAACACCTGTGGCTCTAGGACCTGCAGCTCGACTTGCTACTGCCGGCAGATTGTTATACTGGGCCAGTGAACCACGATAG
- the tdrd5 gene encoding tudor domain-containing protein 5 isoform X2, with protein sequence MTCICPNWSKSRCYVGPNWAARQSACRKCAQGKYARSPTRHSYGQKLMEQERIMQRIQKDVRALLIASKNGLSIHELEQDYRMMIGSHIPIRSLGYKSTMELLLDMPSVVKIHTQLDGTVKLSAVVDETTRRIADLVSCQKDRCTARTRNRRRNIRPRCPVDLVRRGRVSPVLPATVKSDLRDLLSVSPLLLSELEKAFSSRFGRSFQYTRYGFYSMLEVLRSITDIVEVKQTRAGSLLVLRNSETGRISASLCVKQSQLAIDPKKTSCVLEQCLKEPRTPEKKTSETVTYLKVSPPEPQKLSSKESPSVTRSTSPLINSSNKEQRLKLNVLLDESLKSNENKAPPVTNFTSAVPSHNSVLSNSLVGNSVSSETLFTKMSRPTSHVEADHSAASEPDASVLEWLEKKLEKELKLCLARKGAGGSVSDALRMDIQHVVNQHSDGLKISQLPTVFKSFTGKDLPFKELGFISVMELVGSLGDILCVESTVDGKDWKLFDAKKKDLVDEFSAGLPSTSSILSSWNSSQQTTTPVKPVGTIFSKVDEKLWIDIPPDAVRNQKLHCLPSMKRGFMIGVYVENIESPSQFYVRCCGKDTSEKLEDMMIEMRHCYSNECVSERYIVTDNCISVGQIYALRVPGDVWWYRVIVHDIKNSELLDVFYPDFGNVATVKKSWLRFLKNCYMKIPAQAVPSSLPYVTSTEDQWSAQAIKKFQQLCSCIPLVGMVLQYVQDILHIFLCDTSSEEDLYLHQLLISQGLAKMEPEHACKKISKKRNPFMQYLTPSQEQPQEESSQLSVPSESSQSEIPCAKEVKDEDDLGMPYLEAFPSGSDVWDENWAFSDGACDYDTAPTIPKVDTQKQQENKVSQETQPFKFCIDSADASVVHHPLEEFYISLIKSRKSQESTDIQQSPPTEEQHVAEISHRSATEQLQGGSSSSMLCEKKLYYEKEDLPYCQQSKCSFSPLLGFQRLQIPRSATPVALGPAARLATAGRLLYWASEPR encoded by the exons ATGACTTGCATATGCCCCAATTGGAGTAAATCCCGATGTTACGTAGGTCCCAACTGGGCAGCGCGGCAGTCGGCCTGCAGAAAGTGTGCGCAGGGGAAGTACGCTCGGAGTCCAACACGTCATTCATATGGGCAAAAAC TAATGGAGCAGGAACGCATTATGCAAAGGATCCAGAAGGATGTTCGGGCTTTACTCATTGCTTCTAAAAATGGGCTGTCCATTCACGAACTGGAGCAGGATTACCGAATGATGATTGGTTCACACATTCCAATAAGGTCTTTGGGCTATAAATCAACAATGGAATTACTTTTGGATATGCCAAGTGTGGTAAAAATACATACACAACTGGATGGTACAGTAAAACTGTCTG CTGTAGTTGATGAAACTACAAGGAGGATTGCTGATTTGGTTTCTTGTCAAAAAGATCGGTGTACTGCTAGAACCCGAAACAGACGACGTAATATCAGACCTAGATGTCCAGTCGATCTGGTGAGACGTGGAAGAGTTTCCCCTGTGCTACCTGCAACAGTAAAAAGTGATCTCAGAGACTTGCTGTCTGTCTCTCCTCTACTACTTTCTGAGCTGGAAAAGGCTTTTTCCTCTCGTTTTGGCCGTAGCTTTCAATACACTCGATATGGCTTTTATTCCATGCTTGAAGTTCTTAGATCTATCACCGATATTGTAGAAGTGAAACAAACCAGAGCTGGATCTTTGCTAGTGCTCCGGAATTCTGAGACTGGACGCATATCAGCTA GTTTGTGTGTAAAACAGAGTCAACTGGCAATTGATCCCAAGAAGACCTCTTGTGTTTTGGAACAATGTTTAAAAGAACCACGAACgcctgaaaaaaaaacatctgagacagttacatatttgAAAGTTTCTCCTCCAGAACCCCAAAAACTCAGTTCCAAAGAATCACCAAGTGTAACAAGGAGCACATCTCCTCTAATTAACTCAAGTAATAAGGAGCAGAGGTTAAAACTTAATGTTTTGTTGGATGAATCACTAAAGTCAAATGAAAATAAAGCTCCACCTGTGACAAATTTCACTTCAGCAGTTCCATCACATAATTCTGTTCTGAGCAATAGTTTGGTGGGAAATTCTGTATCTTCAGAAACCCTGTTTACTAAAATGTCAAGACCAACTTCACATGTAGAAGCAGATCATTCAGCTGCATCAGAGCCTGATGCCAGTGTTCTAGAGTGGCTGGAAAAAAag TTGGAAAAAGAGCTAAAGCTTTGCCTGGCACGGAAGGGAGCTGGTGGAAGTGTCAGCGATGCTCTCAGGATGGATATACAACAT GTGGTAAACCAGCATTCCGATGGGCTTAAAATTTCCCAACTTCCCACTGTGTTTAAG AGCTTTACAGGAAAGGACTTGCCTTTTAAGGAACTTGGATTTATTTCTGTAATGGAGCTTGTTGGATCGTTAGGTGACATACTCTGTGTTGAAAGTACAGTTGATGGAAAAGACTGGAAGCtgtttgatgcaaaaaaaaaagacttggtaGATG AGTTCAGTGCTGGATTACCTTCCACCAGCAGCATCTTGTCCAGCTGGAATTCATCTCAACAAACAACTACCCCTGTGAAGCCAGTTGGAACCATCTTTTCTAAAGTAGATGAAAAATTGTGG attgacaTTCCCCCAGATGCTGTGAGAAATCAAAAATTGCATTGTTTACCTAGTATGAAACGTGGCTTCATGATCGGGGTCTATGTAGAGAACATTGAATCACCCAGCCAATTCTATGTACGCTGCTGTGGTAAAGATACTTCTGAAAAGCTGGAGGACATGATGATAGAAATGAG ACACTGCTATTCCAACGAATGTGTTTCAGAACGGTATATAGTGACTGATAACTGTATATCAGTTGGTCAGATCTATGCTCTTAGGGTTCCTGGAGATGTATGGTGGTATCGAGTTATTGTGCATGATATCAAGAACTCAGAGCTGCTTGATGTCTTTTATCCTGACTTTGGTAATGTCGCCACTGTGAAAAAAAGTTGGCTTCGGTTCCTCAA GAATTGTTATATGAAGATTCCTGCCCAGGCAGTGCCATCTTCTCTACCTTATGTGACATCAACTGAG gatCAGTGGTCCGCTCAAGCAATAAAAAAATTCCAACAGCTGTGTTCCTGCATTCCCCTAGTAGGGATGGTGTTGCAGTATGTCCAGGATATACTTCATATATTTCTTTGTGACACGTCTTCTGAAGAAGACCTGTATCTGCATCAGCTACTGATTTCTCAAGGCCTTGCAAAAATGGAACCAGAGCATGCATGTAAAAAG ATATCAAAAAAAAGAAACCCTTTTATGCAATATCTGACACCATCTCAAGAGCAACCACAGGAGGAATCATCACAGTTATCAGTGCCGAGTGAAAGCAGCCAGTCTGAGATTCCATGTGCCAAAGAG GTTAAAGATGAGGATGACCTTGGGATGCCTTATTTAGAAGCATTTCCCTCAGGCTCAGATGTATGGGATGAAAACTGGGCATTTTCTGATGGTGCATGTGACTATGACACTGCTCCTACAATTCCTAAAGTTGATACACAAAAACAACAGGAGAACAAAGTCAGCCAAGAG ACGCAGCCATTTAAATTTTGCATAGATTCTGCTGATGCCAGTGTTGTTCATCATCCATTGGAGGAATTTTACATCTCTTTAATCAAGTCAAGAAAGTCACAAGAAAGTACTGACATACAGCAGTCTCCCCCTACAGAGGAGCAGCATGTGGCTGAGATATCACACAGATCTGCAACAGAGCAGCTCCAAG GTGGTTCTTCATCTAGTATGCTATGTGAAAAAAAGCTATATTATGAAAAGGAGGACCTCCCTTATTGCCAACAGTCAAAGTGCAGTTTCAGTCCACTTTTAGGATTTCAGAGGCTTCAGATTCCTAGAAGTGCAACACCTGTGGCTCTAGGACCTGCAGCTCGACTTGCTACTGCCGGCAGATTGTTATACTGGGCCAGTGAACCACGATAG